A stretch of DNA from Micromonospora sp. WMMD1155:
GACCCGCTTGCCGAGTCCGCCGCGCTCGACGCGCTCACCGGTGCCCAGTGCTGGGCCGGCGAGACGTTCGCCAGCGCGGCGACGGCGCGGCGTCGGGTCACGCTGCTCTCGTCCCTACCGGCCGCTCCGGCCAACACCCATGAACTGCTCGACGCTCTCGGCAACGCCACCGAGGCGAGCCTCGGCGCGGGTGACCTGCCGGCCGCCCGCCGGTGGGGACGGCAGATCGCCGACCATCCGCTGCTCGCGGAGGTCGGTCATCGTGCCACGAGTTGGTTGTTGGTGGCCGACGCGCTCGCGGGTGACACCGACGAGGTACTCGCCGGCAGTGTGCGGTTCCTCGACGCGTGGCAGCGGGCCGGCAGCCCGGCCAGATCGGTCCTCGGTCCCGCAGCAGCGGGGGTCGCGATGATCCATGGTCTACGTGACGATCGGGAGGCCCAGAGCGTCTGGGCCGCGGTCCTGAATAGGCTCGGTAGCTCACACGAACAGACCTATGGCTACGGAGCGGTCTTCGACGCGATGGTCCTGCTGCACCGGGGGCAGGCGCCAGAGGCGCTGGAGCGGATGGCTCCCGAGCCGGGCGACGTGTGGAAGTCGGTCACCTGGGTCTGGCTGCACTGGTATGTCGCGCTGCGCGCCGAGGCCGCGGTGCTCGCCGGGGGGCCGGGCGCTCGTGACCACCTGGCCGAGGCCAGGACCATCGTGGCCGGCAACGTCGTCGCCGAAGCCATCGTGCGACGAGCTGGTGCGCTGCTCGACGGCGATCAGCAGGCGTTGCTCGCTGCGGCGGACGCGTTCGACGCCGCGGGTTGCCGATACCAGTCCGCACGAACCCTGGTGCTCGCCGGTGGCGTCCATGCCGAGCGGGGCGCGGCCGCACTCGGCGACCTTGGACTCGCCCCGATGGTCTCCTGCCGACTTCAGAACACCGCGACCTGAGCGCGCGCCGGCGGGTGGGGCCTCAGCTGGTGCGACCCGGGGCGAGGACCGCACCCGTCGGCAGGCCGACGACTAGCCTGCGTCGCGGGTGCGGGCCGCGATGCGGATGGTGGTGCCGGCGGGTCCGCTGTCGACGAGAAGGTAGTCGGCCATCTGACCCACCACCCACAGCCCCATCCCGCCGGCGCCGGACAGGGGCGGTCGCTCGACGCGCGGAACATAATGAGCAGCGTTGAAGCCCCGACCCTGGTCGGTCACTTCACAGGTGAGCCGTCCGTTCAGCAGCAGACGCATCGAGCCGCTACCGCCCCCGTGCCGAATCACGTTGATCAACAATTCGTTGACCGCCGTCACCCAGTCCTGAATCTCGTCCTGGTCGAGGCCGCACCGACGACTGACGGCTTCGATCTCGATGCGGACCCGAGCGAGGTCGGTGAGGTCGAACGACGTCGAGAAGAGGGGCCTCCCGGCGGTCGGCGCATGCTGGTCGCGAGGCGGGATCGCCACTGCTTCCCCTCTCTGTGCGGCCGTCAAGGTTGATGACCGTGCCGGTGGCGGGTCGGAGTCTGCTCTCCGAGAAGGTTCACCGCACGACGGAGGCATCAATGTGACATGGGAAGGTACCCCACGTCGCGCGCGACACCGCCATCTGGATGCGGGCGCGGCGTCGGCGGGGTGTCCGCGTCTAGGCTGCCTGAGTGACCGGTGCCGAGATGGTGACGACTGAGGAGCGGCTTCGTCGTATCGAGGCGATCACCGACGCGGCGTTGTCGGGGCTGGACATCGCCGAGTTGCTCGACGAGCTTCTCGAACGGGTCCGGGACCTGCTCACCGTCGATACCGCCACCATCCTGCTGCTGGAAGGCCACACCGGCGAGCTCGTCGCGACGGCGGCGAAGGGTTTGGAGGAGGAGGTGCGCCGGGGCTTCCGCGTCCGGGTCGGGCGCGGTTTCGCCGGCCGGGTGGCGGCGACACGTGCGCCGGTCACGATCTACGACGTCACCCCCGACGACGTGGTCAATCCCATCCTGCTCGCCAAGGGTGTACGCGCCCTGCTGGGCGTGCCCATGCTCTCCAACGGAAACCTCGTCGGCGTGTTGCACGTCGGCTCGTTGACCCTGCGGCGATTCGGCCCCGACGACGTACGGCTGTTGCAACTCGTCGCCGACCGCGCCAGCTCGGCGGGTCAGGCCCGAGCACGGGTCCTCGACCGGCAGGCAGCGCTGGCCCTGCAACGGAGCCTCCTGCCCGCCCGGCTGCCCGACATTCCTGGTCTGGACCTGGCCGCCCGGTACGTACCCGGCCACGACCTGGGCATCGGCGGCGACTGGTACGACGTGTTCACACTGCCCTCGGGCTGGCTGGGCGCCGTCATCGGCGACGTCTCCGGCCACGGGTTGCCATCCGCCGTCATCATGGGGCGCATCCGCAGCGCGCTCCGCGCCTACGCACTCGACGCCGACGACCCCGCCGAGGCGCTGACCTCCCTCGACCGCAAGATCCACCATTTCGAGGCCGGCACCCTGACCACCGCCGTCTACGCCCTCATCGCACCCGACCGCACGACGGTCCACCTCTCCTGCGCGGGGCATCTGCCCCCGCTGCTGGCTGCCCCCGACCAGCCCGCCCGAGCCGTCGACCTGACGGTGGACCGGCCACTCGGTGTGGGCCGCCCGGTGACCGATCGCCAC
This window harbors:
- a CDS encoding GAF domain-containing SpoIIE family protein phosphatase; the protein is MTGAEMVTTEERLRRIEAITDAALSGLDIAELLDELLERVRDLLTVDTATILLLEGHTGELVATAAKGLEEEVRRGFRVRVGRGFAGRVAATRAPVTIYDVTPDDVVNPILLAKGVRALLGVPMLSNGNLVGVLHVGSLTLRRFGPDDVRLLQLVADRASSAGQARARVLDRQAALALQRSLLPARLPDIPGLDLAARYVPGHDLGIGGDWYDVFTLPSGWLGAVIGDVSGHGLPSAVIMGRIRSALRAYALDADDPAEALTSLDRKIHHFEAGTLTTAVYALIAPDRTTVHLSCAGHLPPLLAAPDQPARAVDLTVDRPLGVGRPVTDRHTTVLDLPPGAVLVFYTDGLIERRSELIDTGIERLASAVRPEPAEALCDRIMASTAEEHPNDDIAVLVIGRRPPTDEALPAGASQ
- a CDS encoding ATP-binding protein, whose protein sequence is MTAAQRGEAVAIPPRDQHAPTAGRPLFSTSFDLTDLARVRIEIEAVSRRCGLDQDEIQDWVTAVNELLINVIRHGGGSGSMRLLLNGRLTCEVTDQGRGFNAAHYVPRVERPPLSGAGGMGLWVVGQMADYLLVDSGPAGTTIRIAARTRDAG